The Blastocatellia bacterium nucleotide sequence CTCTCGGCGCGATGTCCGCCCAGGTGAGGGTGTTCGTCCCCTCGATCCGAATGTCCTGGAGCTTATATTTTCGGCCCCGGTCAACGGAGTAGGTGACCATTTGCTCGGTTCCCTCACCGGTGTGATCCACAGTGACGCGGGCGAAGAAAAATCCCTCGCGTTGAACATAGTCGAGCAAGGCCAACCGCCCTTCCTCAAGAGTTGCCTCATCGAGTCCTCCCTGGCGAAGAAGGGGCAACAGCCGACGCTGCTGGTCAGGCGATAGCTCGAGCCCTTCGACCTTTACCCGCACCCGGGGCCCCGATCTCACGATAATTTCAATGCTCACGGTATTGGTCTCAGCGTCACGGGCCAGGCGCGGCTGGCTCACCTGAGGATTGAGATAGCCGCGCTCCAGATAAATCTGCCGGATCAACCGCAGATCATCCTGCAATGCGAGCGCGCGATAGGGTGCTCCCTTCCGGGTTTGCATTCGGTTGAGCAGGTCCGCAGCATCGAAAGCGAGATCGCCCACAATCCGGACTTCACCGACCGTTGCCAGACTCCCCGGCTTGACCACGAACGTTACATGGGCTGTTCGTCCCTCATCCGCGAGCGAAACGGTGGGCGTGACCTCACAGTCGAAGAATCCCTGAGCTTGATACCAGGACACGATCTCCTCGGCCGCACGATCGAGCACGCGCGGTGTCAGCCGGGTTCCCGGATCAACCTCGCCGAGCCGCGGCAGAATTTGCTCGACGGCTTCCGGGTCCGCTCCCTCAAATTCGACGCGTCCGATGCGCGGCTGGGGAGTCAAGCGAAGACGCAGGATCACCCCATCGGGCTTCTCTTCGACTTCCACGATGACATCGGAGGCGAGCGCCCTGTCATAGAGGTGCTGGATCAGACGACGAACATCGGCCAATCGAAACGGTTGACCGGGACGGAGCGTCAGCGCTCCATAAACCTCATCCGCTGGATCCTGAACGGGCCTCTCACCGACGAAGACTTCGATCCCCACAATCGAACGTCCGGTCAGGGCCCGAAAATCCTCAACGATGGACGTTGCCGGTCTGTGCTCCTGCGCTTTCTGCGCTTCCGATGACGGCGGTGGATCCCCGAACCGTGCGGCAATCCGTCTCACATCCTGTCCTGAGGACGAGAGCGCCGGAGACCCCCGCCGGGAACGGGGCCCGCTCTCACGTGCTGAGTCCTCCTGCCATTTCCCGTTGTGGCGAACGGGAGGGCCTGCACTGAATCCCCATGTCCGCGCCACAGCCACAATAAAAAGAAAGACCAGGAGAATCCGCCCTCCCCAAACCGGCATGGCCGGACGAAACTCTTGTAGCTTGACGGATCTCATCCCCCGGAACGACATGGGAGTGACCTCCCCCCTCTGGATCACTTCGCACGATCAGAATCGTTTGCGAATGCGGAGATCGAAGCTGAAGTTGCCGTCCTGATCGCGCACGCCCACGAGCGAAAAGCGATTGCTCAAGCGATATTCGACGATGACTACCTGTTCTTGCGTCGAGGAGAGATTGGTCGAGTAAAGGATGGAGAGATCGCGCGTCACCTGCCGGCCGATGGTGATGCGCGCCGTGGGATCGGAGCCGCGTCCGACCACCAGAGGATCGAGTTGAAACCGGTTGATGCCGAAAAGTTTCCCGGTGAATTCCTCGGCCCGATGGGTCAGCTCGCTGAAAAGGAGATTAGCCGCCGTCCCCACACTACTGGCGGCAGGGGAGGACGTTAGTCCCCGGCTCGGAGTAAAATCTCCCGTGGTGATGAGCGAGACGATTTCGTCAACGGTCAGTGTCGGCTCCGACCGCAGCGATGTCTGGAACCGATCAAGAGTTCCGAGGAAGGTGACGATCACGCGATAGCCGCGAATATCGGTTTCGGCTTCGACGGTGAAGCGCGGTCGGCTATCGAGAGTTTCCGGAAAGTCAATGCGCCCGCGGGTGATCTGATAGTCGCGGTCACGAAAACGAAGCGTGCCCCGCGTGACGATCGCTGTCCCCGTCAGCCGCGGTGCCCCCAGTGTCCCTCCAACATGGAGCCAGGCGCTGCCCACGACATCCGCCAGATTGTTGCGCACGACGACCGTATCGAGCCCCTGCACGCGCACGTCGAGCGTCATCGGCGGCTTGATCTCAATGCCTCTGGGCATGGGGAGGGTGTTTTTACTCGCCAGGATCAACTGAGCGAGATCTACGTTCTCGTGATATTCCGAGCGACGTATATCCACGGTTCCGCTCAGGACCTGAACCTGCCGGTTTCCTTGAAGGACGAGATCGCCGTCGAGCAGCGAGCGAAATCCCGCCGGATAGGTGATTTGAACTCCCTCAGCCTTCATCACCAAGCGCCAGCGATCCGCCTTCAAATTTCGGAGAATGAGCCCGCCGCTCAAGGCCAGATCGCCCCCGTTGACCTGTGCCCGCAGTCCCTCGATAAGCGCCTGATCGGCTGTGAATCGAATGCGCCCTTCCCCGCCGACGAGCGCAATCGGCCAGTCCACAAGACGCAGCGAGGCATCAGCTATATCCATGACACCGCTCAAGCGCGGACGGGTGAAACTGCCTCGGACAGTGGCGCGAACCGTCGCCCGACCGCTGGCAAACAGATTGGGATAGAACGTGCGCAACAGCCTGAGATCCACGCGTCCGCCAAGCGTCAGATCGGTGAGCCCCTCGTCCCCCGGAGAACCGAAAAGCCCGACCAGATCAATCACACCCGCCACATCGAGATCGGTATTTTCACCGGAGAGCGACATCGCCTCGATCTTGGCCCGCGTGGAATGAAACTCGAGGCTCACGGTCCGCCGATTCGTCAGCGCATACTCGCCGAGCTGTAGCGTCAGCCGGGAAATCTCTGCACGGACACGCGCATCGTTCAGGTCGTCCACCGGCACGGAGGCATCAATGGCTCCGCTCACCACTGCTTTAATGTCTCCGGAGACTCCCGCGAGGTCGAGGTAGGGCGCGAGATCGAATTCATCGAGCCGAGTCCGAGCTGACATGATCGCTCCACCCTCCGTGCCGCTGATCCCACCTTCGATCCGCCACGTCTGTCCGAAGAGGGTGGGCTCGACGGTAAACGTCGTCCGACCCCGCTCACGGCGAAACTCGGCCTCGATTCGGCCCGCCGCCTTTTTCCTGATGACGACCTCCGTTAGCCGGATTCGACCCTCCACCTGCGGCTGGGACAATGTCCCGCTTCCGGTCAGATTCCCGCTCAACCGCCCGTTGACATCACCAATGTCCAGACCCGAAGCTTCCAGCAATGAGCCGAGAACAACGTCTCTGGCATCGGCACTCAGGTCGAATTCTTTGACCGACATATCAACCCATCCGGCCAGACGAATGGTTCCCCCACCGGCAGCCACGGTGACTCGACTCAGCCGGTAACGAGACCGTTCGATCTCCACCTGACCGGTTGCGCGGGTGAAGGAGATCGGCTGATGGCCCAGCCGAAGTTCCCCTTGAGTGAGCGTGCCCTCCACCATTCCATGCGGCGCCGACGGAAGATCATCCAGATTCGCCGTCGCCGTCAGCCGTCCCGCAAGGGGAAAGTCTCTTTGGAACAATCGCGCCCACCCTCGAATATCCACTCCGACACATCGCCCTCTGAGAGAAATTCCTGTTTCCGATCCCGGGACAAGTCGCAGTGAGAAATCCGCCGATGCCCCGCTTGCCCAACGAGCCTCAGCATGCGTCAGCTCCAGCGACGAACCGTCATAGAGGAACTCGCTCCGCAGCGATGTCACCGGTTCGCTTCCGACGAGAATGTCCTTCAGCTCGGCGCTTCCACTGACGCGAACCGCGTGCTTGGCTCTGCTCACCGAGAGATCGAACCGTCCGGACCCCGCGAGGCGAGGAACAACTCCACGCGTCAGTTGATCGGTCCTGTGGCCCCAGGCCGCGAGCAGTTTCTCCAGTTCGGCGAGGTTGCCGCTCGCTCCATCGAGATGGAGATCGAAATCCCCCTTCCCGGATACTCTGCCGTTGACGCGGGCGGTTGTCTCGCCCAGAACAACGCGAGAGGGGTCGAGAGCGATTGTTGAGCCGGTAAACGCCGCCGTCATCTCTCCCGCCACGGGGAGAGCTTCGGTGCTCCCCGCCGGGGGCGCTGACATGATCGCTCTCGAATGCCCCCTGAGTCGGCCCAGAGAAAGACCCGGCCACGTCACCGATAGGCGCCCGCTGACGACGGCGGCGATGGGCAAATGTCGTCCTGAGAGCAACCGAGCAACTTCGGCCAGACTGACATCCTGAAACTCAAGCACGGCCCGGGATGCGTCCGAGAAGCGAATAATCCCCTCTCCTCGCACCCGCCCATTCAGGGTTCGCGCCGCCATCTCTTCGAGTTGCAGGTGGTTCGCTGTCGCTCGAAAGCGAACGCGCACGTCCTCAACGGGGATCAACCCGACATTGCCGCCGGGCGCACGCAATTGCCCGATCAGTGTTGGTCCCACAATCCTCGCGGCGAGATCGAGATGCCGGATCCGGAAAAGGGACGCAAACAGGAGGTCAGCCGTCGTCCTCATTGATGCCGCGAAAGCTCTTGAATCGGGAGCCGCATCGGACGATCCCGTCAGGTGAGTCATCAATCCACCCAGGGTGACTCCCGCAAAAGCAGCGCGCCGCGTTTCGAGCCCTCCCTCGATGCGATAGTCTGATCCCGTTCCGACGATCCGCCCGCGCAGGCTGATAATCCCCTGCCCCTGGCTCATGACTGCCTCGGCCCATCCCGACAGATTGGCCTGGGCGCAAACATCAAAGTCGTATCGAGGCGGATCCCATCCCGCGATATGACCTGTGCCCAGAAGGTCCACCCCATCGCTCAAGAGTCTCAACCGCTGCACGCTCACACCTCGTTGATCCACCTGAGCTGACAGTTCAAGACGAGTGATCCGTTGCCAGGTTCGGCCGCCTCCCGAGACCAGTTCGGCATCCGCGCTCCGAGCCTCCAATTGCCACCGAGAGGAAACTGGCTGAACCGACATCGAAAAGTCATGAACGCGAAGCTCCACCGGATACCGCCGGTCACGAATCTCGATCTCTCCCTCCCGGATCATGAGGCGACCGATTTTCACCGTGTACGCCTTCTTTCCCGGCTGGCGCAGCGACGACAGATCAATCGCCTCGATGTTGGGTCGGCCTTTCTCATCGGTGATGATATGCAGCCGTGCGCCTGCGATCTCGACATCTTCCAGGAGAATGTCCCGTCGGAAGAAATCGCGGACTTTGAACATCACCCGCACGTTCTGGACATCCAGGACGGGTTCGGACTGCTCACCGGGAAAAAGCCTCAACCCGGTAATCCTCAGCGTTCGGTGCAAGAGATCAAGATCAACTGCTGCCACCGTGCTCCGAAGGTTGACGCGGAGAAGCGATTCCTGCAGCCGATGACGCACGACGGCATCGAATCCGTCGCTGGAAAGCCAGCCGACCAGCAGCAGACCAACGGTGAGAATCGCGCCGAGGATGAAAATCAGAGGTCGTCGCATCCTGGTACGCACGTAAAACTCCGTGACTCCCACGCGGCCATCCTCACCCGGGCCGGCCCAGAGCCCTTGCCCTTCAAAAACATCATGCGTGTCCCGCCATTGCCTCCCCGTGAATTCGGTTCCCGCGACTCATCTGCCGATCACCTAAACGGACTCCGCGGCGCTCATGCTCGGTCGTCGGGTGCCGATTCACCTGCTGGATCAAGCAGAGGGATAGACTCGACGATCTCCAGTCCGAATCCCGCCAGCGCCGTCAGTCGCTTGGGATGATTCGTCAACAGACGCATCCGCCGGACTCCAAGATGGTACAGGATCTGAGCCCCAATTCCATAATCACGCATGTCCCAGGCGGGTCGGAGCGCCTCGGCGGCGTCCCGCTCGCTCTGCCCCTGGGCGATGAGCCGATGCTTGGCCACCTGACGGACAAGCCCCTGACCCAATCCCTCGCGTTTGATAAGGTACAGCAGGACGCCACGGCCTTCCTGGGCAATGCGTTCGAGAGCCTGTCGCAGTTGCTTCCCGGCTTCGTCCACCAGACTTCCGAAAACATCGCCGAGGACCGATTGCGTATGAACGCGAACGAGAACCGGCTCGGCGCGGGAGACGTCGCCTCGGACGAGCGCCAGATGGACCTCGTCGTTCAGGTCATTCTCAAAAGCACAGACTCGAAAGGGACCGTAGGGGGTTGGAATGAGCGCCTCGGCGGCGATCCTGACCAGCGTCTCGTGCTGAAGGCGATAACGAATCAGATCGGCGACGGTGATGATCTTCAACCCGTGCTCCGCGGCGAACTCGATGAGCTGAGGGAGGCGGGCCATCGTCCCATCATCGTTCATGATTTCGCAGATGACGCCCGCGGGCGTGAGACCGGCCAGCCGCGCCAGATCAACCGATGCCTCTGTCTGTCCGGGACGAACGAGAACTCCTCCGCGCCGCGCCCGCAACGGGAAGATATGGCCGGGACGAACCAGGTCCTCGGGACGACTGCGCGGATCAACGGCGGTCAAGATCGTGCGGGCGCGATCGGCCGCCGAGATGCCCGTCGTCACACCCTCGCGGGCATCAATGCTGATGCAAAAGGCGGTCTCGAAGCGCGAGGTGTTCTCACTCACCTGCAGGGGCAGTTGCAGCTCGTCGCATCGCTGCTCGGTCAACGACAAGCAGATTAATCCCCGCCCGTGCTTGGCCATGAAGTTAATGATGTCGGGCGTCACCTTCTCCGCTGCACAACAGAGATCACCCTCGTTTTCTCGATCCTCATCGTCCACGATAATGATCATCCGCCCCTGGCGGATGTCCTCCACCGCCTCCGGGATGGTGGCAAAGACACGCACCGACTCGGTCACCGATGTCATCTTCGATCCCTCGACAAAGTACTCAGGCCGCCCCGTTCATCCTCGTGAGGTCCGGGTCCTTAGCCCATCTCACGGTCGCAGAGCGTGGCCGCCTCTCCTTCAATAGCCCAACTCCTTGAGTCGTTCCACAGTCAGCTCCGTCGCTTCGGACGTTGTTAGCCGTGCTGTCAGAAGCCGTTCGACGTATTTGGCCAGGATGTCCACTTCCAGATTGACTTCGTCGCCGACCTCAAGACGACCGAGCGTGGTTCGTTTCAATGTTTCGGGAATAAGGGCAACAGCGAACCATTGTTCACCGAGATCGGCGACCGTGAGGCTTACACCATCAACGGCGATCGAGCCTTTGCTGACGACATAGCGCTGCAGCTTCCTGGGGAGCGAGTAGCGATGAACCTGCCCCTCGATTGATCCGACTTTCTGAAGGAGCGTCGCCGTTGCATCAACATGCCCCTGAACGATGTGTCCACCCAGGCGCCCACCCACGGCAACCGGGCGTTCCAGATTCACCGGTGAACCGATGGCCAGCTTCCCCAGGGTCGTTCGCCGGAGCGTCTCCTCCGATAAATCAGCCGTAAAAGTCCCCCCCTCGCATTCGACAACGGTGAGGCAGACCCCATTGACGCCAATGCTCGCGCCCGGCGCAAGCTCTTCGGCGAACGCCCCCGTCTCAATCGTCAGCCGCGCACCGGAGGGTCGAACCGTGCGTCGGCGAAGCAGCCCCATCGCTTCGATTATCCCGGTGAACATTGGCAAAACTCAAAGATACAAGATGCCGAAGACGTCATGCAAGAATCGAGCCCGAAAAAGGTCCATTCGAGGGCCAGCCCGATTCCTTGTCGAGAGGGAACGCTCACGCTATATTACACGCCTTATGACAGGCTATACGGAGGAGCACGCCCGAGCGGGGCTGGATGCCGAGCTACCGCCGATTGACTGCTGGCCCAATCAGTTCCCCGGTTACGAGATCACCATCGTTATTCCGGAATTCACTTCCGTCTGTCCGAAAACGGGACTGCCGGACTTCGGGACGATCACCATTCGGTACGAGCCCAGGGACCTGTGCCTCGAACTGAAGTCGCTCAAGTACTATATTCTCGGCTATCGTTCGCTCGGTATCTTTTACGAGAACGCAGTGAACCGCATTCTCAGAGATGTCGTCGCGGCCTGCCAGCCGGTGTGGGCAGAAGTCAAGGGCGAGTTCAACGTACGTGGCGGAATGAGGAGCATCATCCAGGCGCGGTATGAGGCCGCAACCCCGGAGAAACGGACTTAGGCAGCCCCAACGGTGAATGATCGGACGGACGCTGACCCATTATAAGATCCTTGACAAGCTCGGCTCCGGCGGCATGGGCGAGGTGTACAAAGCCTACGATCTGACGCTCGACCGCCTGGTAGCGATCAAAATCCTTTCTGCCGACGCCGTCCGCAACGAGGAGCACAAGCAACGGTTCATTCAGGAAGCGAAGGCAGCCTCCGCGCTCAATCACCCCACCATCTGCACCATTCACGAAATCGGTCAGAGCGAGGGACTGGACTACATCGTCATGGAGTATATCGCCGGCCAGACCCTCACCGAGTACGTGCGCACGCACGCCTGCGACATCGAGCAAAAGGTCGCGCTGGCATTGCAGATCGCCGAGGGGCTGGCCAAAGCGCACGAGGCCGGAATCGTCCATCGGGACATTAAGCCGGAGAACATCATGGTGACCGAGGACGGACTGGTGAAGATCGTTGATTTCGGTCTCGCCAAGCTCATCGAAACTCGCCACAGAAGCGGCGAGGAATCGGTCACAACCGAAGCTCCGACAATGCTCCTTTCGCCGAGCCGCACGCCGCGCATCACCACGCCGGGAATGATTCTGGGGACGGTCGGCTTCATGTCGCCCGAGCAAGCCGAGGGCAAGCCGGTGGATCAGCGCAGCGACATCTTCTCATTTGGCGCTGTCCTCTATGAAATGTTCACCGGAGAGGAGCCCTTTGCCCGACCGACGCCCCTTCAATCGCTGCACGCGCTTCTGCACGAGGAGCCCAAGCCGCTGTCACCGGATCTCCCGGAAGCGCTCCACCACATCATTCGCAAGGCCCTGGAGAAAGACCCCGATCACCGCTACCAGACACTGCGGGATATGATCGCCGATCTCAAACGGCTCAAACGCGACTCGGCTTCAGGCGAGCGAGCGCGTCGGCACCGGCCCATCCCCCGCACGACGGTCCTCGCGTCAACGATGTTCAATCGTCGCAGCGGCGCATTTCTCATTATTCTCGCTTTGCTTGTGGCCGTGATGACGGTTTCGGCTCTGGTCTGGCATCGGTCCCGACGAAGGGCTGCTCCTTCATTCCCTTCGCCGACGGTGCGTACGCTGGCGATTTTGCCCTTTCGCAATCTTCGCAACGATCAAGAATTCGACTTCCTCGGATTCTCCCTCGCCGACGCGATCACGACCAAGCTCGCGTTTGTGCACTCGCTCGTCGTTCGCCCCTCGAGCAGCGTCGAACGATACAAGAACCAGGCCATTGATCCCCGCGAGGCCGGAGAGGAACTAGGAGCCGATGCTGTTCTGGTGGGAACGTTCCTGCGCGAAGCCTCACAGGTTCAGGTGAGCGCACAACTGGTCGAAGTGTCGAGCAATCGCATCCTCTGGTCCGACACGATGCGGGTGCCGGTGGGAGACATCATCGCGTTGCAGGATCGGATCTCCGAAGAGATCGTCAAGAACCTGCGGCTCCGTCTGAGTCCCGTCGAAGTCGAGCGGATGAAACGGGATGTGCCCCGGAGTTCCCTGGCCTACGAGTACTACCTGCGGGCGCTCAGTCTCGGCGAATCGAGCGTGGATCGGGTGAAGTTGGCCATTGAGCTGCTGGAGCAAGCCGTCGAGCACGATCCCGATTACGCCCCCGCATGGATGGAGTTGGGAATTCGCTATAACACGCTGGGAATCTCCGCCTCGGGCGGCAAGTACTACTACGAGAAGTCAAATGCCGCGCTCCGACGGGCGCTGGAATTGAACAGCGATCTGCCCCGGGCGCATCTCCAACTGGCGCAGAATTACACCGAACTGGGGCGGGTCGAGGATGCCGTCGCGCAACTACGAAAACTCCTGGCCATTAACCCCAATAGTCCCGAGCTCCATCTCGGCATGGCCTATGCTTTGCGCTACGCCGGAATGCTGGAAGAATCGCTCAAAGAGGCCGAGAAAATCGAGCACATTGACCCCAAATACTGGCGCAATCAACCCCGGGCCGTCGTCAACACGTATCTCTATCTCGGTCGCTATGAGCGATTCCTCGAAAGTATTCCCCCCGTGGAGACGGCCTACACCCTGTTTTATCGCGGGTTTGGGTACTATCACCTGGGGGATCGGACGCGGGCCCGGGAGAATTTTCGGCGGGCCGCGCAGATTGATCCGAACGATGTTTTCTCCCAGCTCAGTCAGGCGATGAGCTTCGCCCTCGATCAGGATCGAATACGGGGGCTTCAGCTTTTGCGAACGATAGAGGCGAAACGAGCAGATGAGGATGTGCCCGATGGTGAAGTCACCTACAAGCTGGCTCAGGTCTATGCGCTGCTCGGCGATCAGGCAGCGGCATTGAAGAATCTGGAGCTGGCGATCCGACAGGGATTTTTCGCCTACCCTTATATGGAGCGGGATCCGTTGTTACAGACGCTCCGCAGCCATCCCGATTACCCCCGTATCCTGGGCATCGCGCGCAACCGACATGACGAGTTCAGACGTCGGTTTTTCCCTTGAACCCGTATGACACGCTACATTCTAGCTCTGGATCAAGGGACGACGAGTTCGCGGGCGATCCTGTTTGACGAGCGGGCCCACGCCGTGAGTGTGGCCTCGCGCCCCTTGCCGCAGATCTATCCGCGGCCGGGATGGGTGGAGCACGATCCGCACCAGATCTGGCAGACGCAACTGGACGCCGCACGCGAGGCGCTCGCTCGCGCGGGCCTCTCTACTCACGATGTCGCTGCCCTCGGCATCACCAATCAGCGCGAGACGACCATCCTGTGGGATCGGGCAACGGGTGAGCCCATCGCCAATGCCATCGTCTGGCAATGCCGCCGGTCGGCTCCATTGTGTGAGGAACTTAAGCGTCAGGGGCACGAACCGTTCATTCACGAACGCACAGGACTTGTGGCCGACGCCTATTTCTCGGCGACGAAAATTCGTTGGCTGCTCGATCACCTGCCGGAAGCCGAGCGTCGCGCGCGATCCGGGGAGGTCGTCTTCGGGACAGTGGATAGCTGGCTCATGTACAAGCTGAGTGGCCATCGTCTCCATGCCACCGATCCATCGAATGCGTCGCGCACGATGCTCGTCAATATCCACACGGGACACTGGGACGACGACCTGCTTCGTCTGCTGGACATTCCCGCCAAGATGCTGCCGGAGATTCGCCCATCGAGCGGCATTTTCGGAGAAACCGATCCCGCTGTCTTCGGAGCGGCAATCCCCATCGCCGGCTGCGCCGGTGATCAACAAGCGGCGCTTTTTGGTCAAGCCTGCTTCCATCCCGGCCAGGCCAAAAATACTTACGGGACGGGTTGCTTTCTGTTGATGAACACGGGGACGCAACCCGTGCTCTCCCGGAGCGGCTTGCTCACGACGATTGCCTGGGGGATCGGAGGCATGACCCACTATGCCCTCGAAGGAAGCGTCTTCGTCGCCGGCGCCGCGCTGCAGTGGCTGCGCGATGGGCTGGGACTTTTCCAGCGAACCGAGGAGATCGAGTCTCTGGCCCGAAGCGTTCCCTCAAGTGATGGCGTCTATTTCGTTCCGGCATTCGTCGGATTGGGGGCTCCTTACTGGGATATGTATGCGCGGGGGATGATCATCGGCCTGACGCGAGGAACGACCCGCAGCCATCTCGTGCGGGCGGCTCTCGAAGCCATTGCCTATCAAACACGGGATGTCCTCGACTGCATGAAGGGCGAAGGTGCACCGGAAATCCACGAACTGCGCGTGGACGGCGGAGCGGCCGTGAACGATTTCCTCTGCCAGTTCC carries:
- a CDS encoding translocation/assembly module TamB domain-containing protein gives rise to the protein MRRPLIFILGAILTVGLLLVGWLSSDGFDAVVRHRLQESLLRVNLRSTVAAVDLDLLHRTLRITGLRLFPGEQSEPVLDVQNVRVMFKVRDFFRRDILLEDVEIAGARLHIITDEKGRPNIEAIDLSSLRQPGKKAYTVKIGRLMIREGEIEIRDRRYPVELRVHDFSMSVQPVSSRWQLEARSADAELVSGGGRTWQRITRLELSAQVDQRGVSVQRLRLLSDGVDLLGTGHIAGWDPPRYDFDVCAQANLSGWAEAVMSQGQGIISLRGRIVGTGSDYRIEGGLETRRAAFAGVTLGGLMTHLTGSSDAAPDSRAFAASMRTTADLLFASLFRIRHLDLAARIVGPTLIGQLRAPGGNVGLIPVEDVRVRFRATANHLQLEEMAARTLNGRVRGEGIIRFSDASRAVLEFQDVSLAEVARLLSGRHLPIAAVVSGRLSVTWPGLSLGRLRGHSRAIMSAPPAGSTEALPVAGEMTAAFTGSTIALDPSRVVLGETTARVNGRVSGKGDFDLHLDGASGNLAELEKLLAAWGHRTDQLTRGVVPRLAGSGRFDLSVSRAKHAVRVSGSAELKDILVGSEPVTSLRSEFLYDGSSLELTHAEARWASGASADFSLRLVPGSETGISLRGRCVGVDIRGWARLFQRDFPLAGRLTATANLDDLPSAPHGMVEGTLTQGELRLGHQPISFTRATGQVEIERSRYRLSRVTVAAGGGTIRLAGWVDMSVKEFDLSADARDVVLGSLLEASGLDIGDVNGRLSGNLTGSGTLSQPQVEGRIRLTEVVIRKKAAGRIEAEFRRERGRTTFTVEPTLFGQTWRIEGGISGTEGGAIMSARTRLDEFDLAPYLDLAGVSGDIKAVVSGAIDASVPVDDLNDARVRAEISRLTLQLGEYALTNRRTVSLEFHSTRAKIEAMSLSGENTDLDVAGVIDLVGLFGSPGDEGLTDLTLGGRVDLRLLRTFYPNLFASGRATVRATVRGSFTRPRLSGVMDIADASLRLVDWPIALVGGEGRIRFTADQALIEGLRAQVNGGDLALSGGLILRNLKADRWRLVMKAEGVQITYPAGFRSLLDGDLVLQGNRQVQVLSGTVDIRRSEYHENVDLAQLILASKNTLPMPRGIEIKPPMTLDVRVQGLDTVVVRNNLADVVGSAWLHVGGTLGAPRLTGTAIVTRGTLRFRDRDYQITRGRIDFPETLDSRPRFTVEAETDIRGYRVIVTFLGTLDRFQTSLRSEPTLTVDEIVSLITTGDFTPSRGLTSSPAASSVGTAANLLFSELTHRAEEFTGKLFGINRFQLDPLVVGRGSDPTARITIGRQVTRDLSILYSTNLSSTQEQVVIVEYRLSNRFSLVGVRDQDGNFSFDLRIRKRF
- the ribB gene encoding 3,4-dihydroxy-2-butanone-4-phosphate synthase, which encodes MTSVTESVRVFATIPEAVEDIRQGRMIIIVDDEDRENEGDLCCAAEKVTPDIINFMAKHGRGLICLSLTEQRCDELQLPLQVSENTSRFETAFCISIDAREGVTTGISAADRARTILTAVDPRSRPEDLVRPGHIFPLRARRGGVLVRPGQTEASVDLARLAGLTPAGVICEIMNDDGTMARLPQLIEFAAEHGLKIITVADLIRYRLQHETLVRIAAEALIPTPYGPFRVCAFENDLNDEVHLALVRGDVSRAEPVLVRVHTQSVLGDVFGSLVDEAGKQLRQALERIAQEGRGVLLYLIKREGLGQGLVRQVAKHRLIAQGQSERDAAEALRPAWDMRDYGIGAQILYHLGVRRMRLLTNHPKRLTALAGFGLEIVESIPLLDPAGESAPDDRA
- a CDS encoding riboflavin synthase; its protein translation is MFTGIIEAMGLLRRRTVRPSGARLTIETGAFAEELAPGASIGVNGVCLTVVECEGGTFTADLSEETLRRTTLGKLAIGSPVNLERPVAVGGRLGGHIVQGHVDATATLLQKVGSIEGQVHRYSLPRKLQRYVVSKGSIAVDGVSLTVADLGEQWFAVALIPETLKRTTLGRLEVGDEVNLEVDILAKYVERLLTARLTTSEATELTVERLKELGY
- the queF gene encoding preQ(1) synthase, yielding MTGYTEEHARAGLDAELPPIDCWPNQFPGYEITIVIPEFTSVCPKTGLPDFGTITIRYEPRDLCLELKSLKYYILGYRSLGIFYENAVNRILRDVVAACQPVWAEVKGEFNVRGGMRSIIQARYEAATPEKRT
- a CDS encoding FlgO family outer membrane protein, which translates into the protein MIGRTLTHYKILDKLGSGGMGEVYKAYDLTLDRLVAIKILSADAVRNEEHKQRFIQEAKAASALNHPTICTIHEIGQSEGLDYIVMEYIAGQTLTEYVRTHACDIEQKVALALQIAEGLAKAHEAGIVHRDIKPENIMVTEDGLVKIVDFGLAKLIETRHRSGEESVTTEAPTMLLSPSRTPRITTPGMILGTVGFMSPEQAEGKPVDQRSDIFSFGAVLYEMFTGEEPFARPTPLQSLHALLHEEPKPLSPDLPEALHHIIRKALEKDPDHRYQTLRDMIADLKRLKRDSASGERARRHRPIPRTTVLASTMFNRRSGAFLIILALLVAVMTVSALVWHRSRRRAAPSFPSPTVRTLAILPFRNLRNDQEFDFLGFSLADAITTKLAFVHSLVVRPSSSVERYKNQAIDPREAGEELGADAVLVGTFLREASQVQVSAQLVEVSSNRILWSDTMRVPVGDIIALQDRISEEIVKNLRLRLSPVEVERMKRDVPRSSLAYEYYLRALSLGESSVDRVKLAIELLEQAVEHDPDYAPAWMELGIRYNTLGISASGGKYYYEKSNAALRRALELNSDLPRAHLQLAQNYTELGRVEDAVAQLRKLLAINPNSPELHLGMAYALRYAGMLEESLKEAEKIEHIDPKYWRNQPRAVVNTYLYLGRYERFLESIPPVETAYTLFYRGFGYYHLGDRTRARENFRRAAQIDPNDVFSQLSQAMSFALDQDRIRGLQLLRTIEAKRADEDVPDGEVTYKLAQVYALLGDQAAALKNLELAIRQGFFAYPYMERDPLLQTLRSHPDYPRILGIARNRHDEFRRRFFP
- the glpK gene encoding glycerol kinase GlpK; the protein is MTRYILALDQGTTSSRAILFDERAHAVSVASRPLPQIYPRPGWVEHDPHQIWQTQLDAAREALARAGLSTHDVAALGITNQRETTILWDRATGEPIANAIVWQCRRSAPLCEELKRQGHEPFIHERTGLVADAYFSATKIRWLLDHLPEAERRARSGEVVFGTVDSWLMYKLSGHRLHATDPSNASRTMLVNIHTGHWDDDLLRLLDIPAKMLPEIRPSSGIFGETDPAVFGAAIPIAGCAGDQQAALFGQACFHPGQAKNTYGTGCFLLMNTGTQPVLSRSGLLTTIAWGIGGMTHYALEGSVFVAGAALQWLRDGLGLFQRTEEIESLARSVPSSDGVYFVPAFVGLGAPYWDMYARGMIIGLTRGTTRSHLVRAALEAIAYQTRDVLDCMKGEGAPEIHELRVDGGAAVNDFLCQFQADILQTAVARPRVTETTALGAAFLAGLAVGMWKSTDELTSLWEADKVFSPVMSRAEIERLYARWQDAVRRASDWAEKEK